From Oceanipulchritudo coccoides, the proteins below share one genomic window:
- a CDS encoding L-serine ammonia-lyase, translating to MRLSTLDLYTIGIGPSSSHTVGPMRAARRFAEEASDLKAEKIQVELYGSLAMTGKGHGTHFAIVAGLRGSAPETVDPVSLPTEFEKAVKDKSLALCGKQTIAFDPGTDLLFNRKTSLPYHPNGMKFTARSADGKSLLESVFYSVGGGFVVTEAETKKASQDAPETSFPFSTAEELIRWAETEGKAVSKIVLQNESAWREKTKTQARLDKVWQAMQACVEQGLNQDGVLPGGMKVPRRAPAMYRNLRDRPESALKDSLTILDWVDLYAIAVNEENAAGGRVVTAPTNGAAGIIPAVMHYCDRFLSNKDQKWHRNFLLTAGAIGVLFKENASISGADVGCQGEVGVACSMAAGALAEFMGGTPRQVENAAEIGMEHNLGLTCDPIGGLVQIPCIERNAMGAVKAINAARIALRGDGRHTVSLDAVIKTMRDTGKDMRRKYKETSRGGLAVNVVEC from the coding sequence ATGCGACTGAGCACACTGGATTTATACACCATCGGTATCGGGCCGTCCTCGTCACATACCGTCGGGCCGATGCGTGCCGCTCGGCGATTCGCAGAAGAAGCGAGCGACCTGAAAGCCGAGAAGATCCAGGTCGAGCTATACGGTTCCCTTGCGATGACTGGGAAAGGCCACGGCACGCACTTTGCCATTGTTGCCGGTCTTCGGGGCAGCGCCCCGGAAACGGTTGATCCGGTCAGCCTCCCGACTGAATTTGAGAAAGCCGTGAAAGATAAATCCCTGGCGCTTTGCGGAAAGCAGACAATAGCCTTTGACCCGGGAACAGACCTCCTTTTCAACCGGAAAACCTCCCTGCCCTATCACCCCAACGGGATGAAATTCACGGCCCGTTCGGCAGATGGCAAAAGCCTCCTTGAATCCGTGTTCTACTCCGTCGGCGGAGGGTTTGTTGTAACCGAAGCGGAAACCAAGAAAGCTTCACAGGATGCTCCGGAAACCTCCTTTCCTTTCAGCACGGCTGAGGAGCTCATCAGATGGGCGGAGACTGAGGGCAAGGCCGTCTCAAAAATTGTCCTGCAAAACGAATCGGCATGGCGTGAGAAGACGAAAACCCAGGCCCGGCTCGACAAGGTTTGGCAGGCCATGCAGGCCTGCGTCGAACAAGGACTGAATCAGGATGGCGTGCTTCCCGGCGGGATGAAAGTACCCAGGCGCGCCCCAGCCATGTATCGAAATCTTCGCGACAGGCCGGAATCCGCATTGAAGGACAGCCTGACCATCCTTGACTGGGTGGATCTCTATGCGATTGCCGTGAACGAGGAAAACGCCGCTGGCGGACGGGTGGTCACCGCACCGACCAACGGGGCCGCCGGGATCATCCCCGCCGTCATGCACTACTGTGACCGCTTCCTCTCAAACAAGGATCAGAAATGGCATCGGAATTTCCTCTTGACCGCCGGAGCGATCGGCGTGCTCTTCAAGGAGAATGCCTCCATCAGCGGAGCCGATGTGGGCTGCCAGGGGGAAGTCGGGGTCGCCTGCTCAATGGCGGCCGGTGCACTGGCTGAATTCATGGGCGGTACACCAAGGCAGGTGGAGAACGCGGCTGAAATCGGCATGGAACACAACCTTGGACTTACCTGCGACCCAATCGGCGGGCTGGTGCAGATTCCCTGTATCGAGCGCAACGCCATGGGAGCTGTCAAGGCCATCAACGCCGCCCGTATTGCCCTGCGCGGCGACGGACGCCACACGGTCAGTCTCGATGCGGTCATCAAGACCATGCGTGACACCGGAAAGGACATGCGCCGCAAGTACAAGGAAACCTCCCGCGGCGGACTTGCCGTGAATGTGGTCGAGTGCTGA
- a CDS encoding L,D-transpeptidase family protein: MKEFEVYLKCLKRHGLKRTDDVLIAVLGEQILQRWQADQLVESLPFSRSKKLLSCEQDSLGTPWGLHEVAAKHGDGQPAGMVMVGREPIGERWQDRPDAGPDQPCLVTTRILRLRGLEPGLNAGPGVDSFERYIYIHGTNKPERFPENISAGCLLMLDEPLTKLYERIAVGTHVFIFKT; the protein is encoded by the coding sequence GTGAAAGAATTTGAGGTCTATTTAAAGTGCCTGAAAAGACACGGCTTAAAACGAACGGACGATGTCCTCATCGCTGTTCTTGGCGAGCAAATTCTCCAGCGCTGGCAGGCCGATCAACTTGTTGAGAGCCTCCCTTTTTCCCGTAGCAAAAAGCTGCTTTCCTGCGAGCAGGATTCCCTTGGAACGCCTTGGGGACTGCATGAAGTCGCGGCCAAGCACGGGGATGGCCAACCAGCCGGAATGGTCATGGTCGGGCGCGAGCCGATTGGCGAGCGCTGGCAGGACCGCCCGGATGCCGGGCCGGACCAGCCTTGCCTCGTGACCACCCGCATCCTCCGCTTGCGCGGATTGGAGCCCGGACTCAACGCCGGGCCTGGGGTCGATTCATTCGAGCGCTACATTTACATCCACGGGACGAACAAACCTGAGCGCTTCCCCGAAAACATCTCCGCCGGATGCCTCCTGATGCTGGATGAACCCCTGACCAAGCTGTATGAAAGGATTGCCGTGGGGACACATGTTTTTATATTCAAGACTTAA